In Sciurus carolinensis chromosome 16, mSciCar1.2, whole genome shotgun sequence, the genomic window AGCTCAGGGATATGTGGAGTGGAGTCTTTCTAtaggaagatgaagaaactgcACTCCTTGCAGGGAACAGCGTGAACAAAGGCATGGAGGCAAAAGAGTGATTTTGAAGGTGGCAAGTTACTCAACAACACAGGCAAAGTACACAAAGGGCTTCGAGTGATGAGATGATGAAGTGTGTGCACAAAGCGCATGTTGGGAGGCCACGGTGAGTCCTTTTCATTCTGTGTGAAGTGGTGTAAAGTAATTCTAAGCAGACTGGAAAGTTAAGGGTGCATATTGTATTCCCAGAGTAACCACTAAAATCATAATGCGAAGAGGTACAGTTGAAATGAAGTGGAGTTCTAAAAGATGTTCAATTAGTCCACACACATGTGCacgtgcgcacgcacacacacacacacacacacacacacacacaagaaaaaaaaagaagaaacagaagatgtacacccctgtaatctcagtgactggggaggctgaggcagaaggatcacaagttcaaagccagctacggcaatttagtgagactgtgtctcaaaaaatcATGACTCTGTgattaaacacccctggattcaatcccaagtaccacaaaaaataaaataaaataaataaaaaagaaagtagacaGGAGGATTATAATCTGGTGTACTACTGCATAGCAGAGTAACTACAGTTAATGATAAAGTACtatatattcaaaatagctagaagagagttTTCAAAAGCTTTCatcacaaaaaaatgataaatacatgAGGCAATGTATACTTTGCTGTTCCTGAGTCAACTTTGTTTTGGAGAGAGTTGGTCTCTTGTTGCTCATTTTAGGTGGACACCTAACATTATAAATGTGAATCACAAATGACAGGGGATTTAGAACTTCCTATGACTCTCACAACAATAGCAACACTGTCATATCACTGAGGAGCAAAGGACTCCAGCGTTTTTGTCCCCTGAAGAACAGGGGGTTTTGCTATTGGGCTGAGACACTTTCATGGGAAACACTAATGAACCTCTGTATTAAACTTATTTCTGCATTTATTACTGGTAAGGACTGTTTACCATACTACTGCTTCTCATACTTTTGGGTACAAGGATCACCCagagtcatttaaaaatagatttgcaGGCCCACCCACAGAAAACCCCCTCCAggaggtctggggtggggccttCCATTCTGTATTTCTAATAGTCTCGCAGGAGATACACACGGCATCTCTGTAACCAGCAGCACTGTTCTGCCTCAGTACATCAGGGAAATGTCTTCAAAAAGTACCTTGAAAAGCTAGTTTTCCCCTAGAGATATTCATGTTCTTCTTCCTCATGAGCAATGCCAATCATGGGATAATTTGTGTTTGCCTTTTTGTTGAGCTCCCAGGAAGATAACAGTTACTGACCTCTCGCTGGCTTCTCTGCTTTGTACATCTGTATTCCTAACAAGGAATGTTCCTTGCTTTGGTGCTCATAAGATCAAACTTGAAAACTACCTGAAtgtcatactccatgtatttattcTCCATGAAGCATTATATATctggttttaaaaatgttgttctcAGTACTAATATGTTTAAGTGTCTTTCCATCATGACTGTGTAGAGATGAGGCTGTGGTATTCCACCCAAATCCTCCTGAAAGACTGGATGCTACAAGCTCAAAAACTTTCTCAGATTTATCTTTGCCCAGTGGAAACTACCCAACCCAaggttctctctcttctttgggGCAACCTACAATCAAAGGTTGatttcaaaatactaaaatcCCCTCACCTCAATCAGGGACAACATTGAGGGCCATCCCAGCTCCAtagtttgttttagtttgtttgttttatggtactgggggttgaacccaggaccttgagcatgtcaggcaagtgctctactactgaactacatcaaCAGAccttacttttcatttattttttaaattttgagatagggtcttgataaattgcagaggctggcctcaaactcccaCCTctactggtattacaggtgtacTACCAGGCCCACTACTACCATGTTATGAGATCAGCTCAGGCCTCTGTTCAAAACTCCCTCTGCCCTTTCTCCTTTGCCTCAGAGGAGTTCCAAGAGCCCCCTCAATAAACCCTTTGTGCGAAAATCTCCATCTCCAAATCTGTTTTCCTGAGAATCAGCCCATGACAGTGTCTATGCTTATAatgggtattttaatttttttctaggacACTTTCCCCAAGAAGGAAAATTTGGTTACTTAATGTCATACTCACCTGGTACTCGAACATTTTCTGCTGTTCTTGGAAAAAGAGTGGAGACCTGTGAAGGTAGAGACTGGGAGGAAAAGGATGGAAGAAGAACAGAAAACAGCTGTGAAGATCATATCTGCCTTGGAACTTGCAAATTCTTCTGTTTTAAATCACtgtggtagaaaaataaaatgactaccATTCAAGTCAGAATGTTAATGCATAAAACAGACCTTCTAAGAAGTAAAAGCTTCTaccaaagaataaatgaaagttaaaaaaaaaacaaaaacccttgaaattaaataattagaCCTAAATTCTGAACAAGGgataatttatgaaaatattacaaagaatccaaagaaaaactaactgtaaaacagtaaaatattcTCAAACTATGGTCATAAATAATTAATGGAAAGCTACACCTTgttgtcattaaaaataattttaaaaaataaataactttcaaagccaggtgcagtggcatacacctatagtcccagttaccCAGGGggttgacacaggaggatcacttgagcccgggaatacaaggccagcctgggcaacacagtgagaactccatccccaaaaacaaaaacaaaaaaaaacaatttctaacATAAAACAGTTATGTTGCTTTTAACCCATATGTTTAAGAAATACTATGGCttaaaaaattatacaagcaAAATGGCAAATTATAGTTTTAAGAGTATAAGTAAACATTTTGTGATATACCTGAATGTTTAATGTTAGAactgtgttaaaatcaccaaaatAATAAGGTCTATATTTTCATATTAGGTTTTTCATGTCTATTCTCACTGAAGTTATCTGGGGTGATGTCCCCTGTACTAGAAAAACCTAATGTTCCCTGCTAGTATCCAGATTATTACCTCTATCACTCTACCTCTAATTTTCACTAAATAGAAATGGAACTCCTTAGAAAATGGCTGAGTCCACATCTGAAACAAGATATACCTCCACAGTCTTGAGAGAATCAGAAAGCAAGGATACTACCTCAGTGGGTGGGTCATGGCAAGGGACACAGGAGTTGGTCACAAGAAAGACTAACTATAAGGAAGAGTGTTAAAAGAAAAGTGGTCCTGTCTACAGAAGCTAAACATACGAATACCTTATGGGCTGGTGCTGTCATATGAGTGCACGTGTCACAGAATTTTAGcctataaaaactataaaaactatcaattgggctggggagatagctcagttggtaaagtgcttgccttgcaagcaaaggccctgcgttcaatccccagcactgaaaaaaaaaaaaaaaaaactatgaatttGCAGTGGTATCTTAAAATCACAATATTAAAAcctcttctttcttaaaatatctgaTATTGTAATTATCTGCTGACGATTATCCATGTATTAGGAAATATGGAAACAAGTTGGCATAAATCACTAATAAAGAATGTTCAGTTTTTCACTCACAGGAGTACACTACGTCATGATCTATAGGCTGGAAATGAAAAGCCACATCTAGGAACAACAAGAGCTCTCACACAaggctggtgagaatgcaaactggtttagccattttggaaaattatttggcTAAAGATGAACCTAAAATCCCCTATCTCAGCAGTTCTACCTGCTGGATATATACCAGAGTAATAAATGTGTACTGTCCACACAAGACTGTGGAGAGCATTTTTAATCACTATAAACTATCCTAGACCTtgcctgggaaaactggaaaaattatggtacatccatacaatggaattgactgggactggggtgtagctcaaagGAAGAGAATGTGCTTAACATttatgagactctgggttcaagccccaggaccgacataaattaaatttaataaataaataaaaatgataacacATCCTTATagacccagctacttgggaagctgaggtgggagaatcagtTGAGTCCACCAATTGGAGACCAGCTTtgcaacatagcaagacttcatctcaaaaacgaaaaacaggaaaaacaaaaacaaaaacatgaaccGTCCTGACAGCCACGAAACAACACAGATATACAAATTCCACAGACATTATATCAAATGGAAAAAGTCAAACATAGGTGACAACATAGTGTATggttctatttctatgaagttctAGGATAGTTAAAACaatggggttgtggcccagtggtagagtgtttgcctagcatgtatgaggcactgggttcaattcagtGACAACAGTCAGAATTGGGGAGACATATCAGCTGAGACGGGCTGAGGACTCATCTAAGATTGGGGtcagaaaactttttctttaaagggcCGACAGTAAATATTTAGGCTTTGTGAGTCAGATGCTGTTCGTTGCAACTACTCATTTCCACTTCATAGTAAGAAAGCAGTCACAGACAATAGTATATAAAGAAATAAGTGTGgttatattctaataaaacttccgttacaaaaacaaaaggcaGGTCAGATTTGGCTTGCAGATCATAGTTTTCAACCATAGTTCTAAGACGATGAAAATGCTAATTCAAGTGGTGGTTACAGGATttacatatgtttaaaaattcatcaagttgctgggcatggtgatggtgcatgcccataattccagttacttgagaggctgagactaAGGAGGACTAAGTTTGATGCCAGTCcagacaatgtctcaaaataaaataaacgagtctgtagctcagtggtggagcacttgcccagcatgcacaaggtcctgggttcaatccccagaaccttcCCCCCAGATTTATCAAGTTGTACATTTAAGATGTGAATATTTTGTTCTATATATTTCATACCTCagtaaaagagaaagggaaaaagaaaaggaaagataagaCTAAACCCACATTTTGGTTTGCCTAGAATTGATTTCAAGGCAGAAAAACCATATCACTAATATGGGGGCAAGAAGAGCTTGTATCCTGATTAGCAATCTTGATCTGCAGGCCTGAAGGCCAAAAATTCAAACTTCATTACCCCACAGCAGACTTCCACTGCTAAATCCAAATTCATTAACCAAATTCTGTTCCCCACAGAAGTTATAACTAAAAggcaaaacccaaaaaaccctgaaaaaaattcaagaatttaaaaaattgtcaggtgtagtggcacatgcctgtaatcttagcaattTGGGagaccaagacaggaggatctcaagttcgaggtcagcctcagcaatttagtacaacctaagcaacttagcaagaccctgtctcaaaataaaaaataaaaagggctggggatatagcccagtagtaaagtatacctgggttcaatcctccagtaccaaatatgtatgtgtatgatatGGAATGCAATTAAATATTAACAATGACTCAATTTAGGTACAATATTTCTTACTCTAATCCAGAATCATAAAACACACTCTTCactatttgcatatttattgtcCAGCGACTTTTTTCATCATGAGAAAATCCACAGGAGTTTGAAAATGGAGggtggttctttgaaagaacTGAAGTATTGAATAAGAATTGACCTGGCAAGAAAGACCTGGGACCCTCCAGGTTGGGGCAATTAATCCAATTCTCTGTCTAAGAGAGAATGCTTCCTCCTTCGCTTCACAAGGCTTGGTTACCCAGCTTCTGCCTGGTCACCAGAGCTTCAGGGTTCCAGTTGAATGAAACATAGCAAATGTGCTGGCCTGAAAGACCCAAATATCAGTGTATGGGCTCTAGCTGTGTTCATTTAGGTCTGTAACTTGGGTAAAATCACTTCCTTCAGCTTTAAATGAGATGATGGCATCAACAGATGCTAACTAGGGCtatggtgtggctcagtggtacagcacatgcctagcatgtgtgaggcactgggtttgattctcggcactacacaaaaataaataaataaaataaaataaaggcattgtgtctatttacaactaaaatttttttaaaaaaatagatgctAACTAAAACCACTGGTGAAAGTTGGATGAGAAATAATTACATAAGCCTGAtatggtggcatgcacctgtaatcccagggactcaagaggctaaggcaagaggatcacaaggtagaggccagcctcagcaactcagtgaagccctaagcaacttattgagatcctatcttaaaataaaaaattaaaatgactgggaCTGCAGTTCAGCAGTAaaatgcacctgggttcaatccccagtaacaaaacaaagGACCTagtatttaataatatgaaaggaaaaatataagcTTTAACCTGGACAAACCTGGCATTCATTATCTTAAGCAGTTAATATCACCAGTAAGAAGATATATGACAGTATGTGATTCCTGTACTGTGAAAGATACAACATTCCTTCTGTGGCATTCTTGccccaaattcatattttaatgttatCATGAGCAAACATCAGACAAAATCATATCGAGTGACACTCTATAAAATAACTGACCTAGAGGAGAAGGCAACCTCAGGTCTGAGAACAGCATTTCTTCACAGGGAGGTTCTAGGATGAGGACTACACAATACATGTACGACTGAATGACTACGTGGACATTATCTGTCCTCATTATGAGGATGACTCTGTAGCAGAAGCTGCCATGGAGCGGTACACACTGTACCTAGTGGAGCATCAGGAATATGGGATATGTCAGCCCCAACCCAAGGACCAGATCCGTTGGCGGTGCAACCAGCCCAATGCCAAACATGGCCCAGAGAAGCTGTCTGAAAAGATTCAGCCCTTCACATCTTTACCCTTAATCCAGGAATTCAAGGAGGGACACAGCTACTACTACTTCTCTGTACCCATCAACCCCCTAGAAAACCACTGCCTGAAGTTGAAGGTGGCAGTCAACGGCAAAATCACTCACAGTCCTCAGGCTCATGCCAATCCACAGGAGAAGAGACTTTCAGCAGATGACCCAGCGGTACAGGTTCTACATAGCATCGGTTATAGTGCTGCCCCACACCTCTTCCCTCTTGCTTGGACTGTACTGCTCTTGCCACTTCTTCTTCTGCAAACCCAGTGAAGATGTATGCCACACTTGGCTTAAGGATTGGAACTGgaccaaggagccagggacaggcaCACCTCATGCGTCCTGGGGCCTGTCTCAAAGCTTCAGCCctgggaaccactcccacacaagCACAGGCTGCTACCCAGCAGCCTCAAAACGGGTCAGTATTAAGGGTTTCAACCCAAAGGAAGTCAACCAGCCTGACAGTGCCATTCCCCTACTtcagagagatggagaaagaagtGGGGACAGTACTTTCCCT contains:
- the LOC124966421 gene encoding ephrin-A1-like; the protein is MERYTLYLVEHQEYGICQPQPKDQIRWRCNQPNAKHGPEKLSEKIQPFTSLPLIQEFKEGHSYYYFSVPINPLENHCLKLKVAVNGKITHSPQAHANPQEKRLSADDPAVQVLHSIGYSAAPHLFPLAWTVLLLPLLLLQTQ